The sequence CCAATATATAAAACGACTTACCGTTTGACCGCTTATGCAATTCAGATGCCAGTTTCACCCGCTGTGCTTCTCCGCCTGATAAAGTGGTCGCCGGCTGTCCAAGTTGGATATATCCGAGACCTACATCAACGATTGTTTGAAGCTTCCGACTGATTTTCGGGATGTTTTCAAAGAACACCAATGCATCTTCCACTGTCATCGAAAGGACATCTGCAATATTCTTCCCTTTATAGGTCACTTCCAATGTTTCACGGTTATACCGTTTTCCGTGACAAACTTCACACGGCACATAAACATCCGGCAAGAAGTGCATTTCAATTTTGATAATTCCATCACCATGGCACGCCTCACATCTTCCACCTTTGACATTGAAACTAAAACGGCCTTTCTTATAGCCGCGCACTTTTGCTTCGTTCGTCATCGCATAGACATCTCTGACGTCATCGAACAAACTTGTATATGTTGCAGGGTTGGATCTCGGTGTTCTGCCGATTGGCGACTGATCGATTTCTATCACTTTCTCCAGTTCTTCCAAACCGCTAACAGACTCAAATTGGCCCGGTTTCTGTTTAGACCGGTTCAACTTTTGCGCGAGTACTTTATAAAGCACTTCATTCACCAGAGTACTTTTCCCCGAACCTGATACACCGGTAACTGCGATGAATTGCCCCAATGGAAAATCGACGCTGACTTTCTTCAGATTGTTTTCCTGTGCACCTCTGATTGAAATCATACGTCCATCGGATTTCCTGCGTTCAATCGGCAGCGGGATGAATTGCTTTCCACTTAAGTATTGCCCCGTCAATGAAGTAGGATCGTTCATCACTTCAGCAGGTGTTCCGGCAGATACGATTTGTCCCCCGGCAGCGCCTGCCCCAGGCCCGATATCAATTAGATAATCAGCTGCCATCATCGTATCCTCATCATGCTCGACGACAATAAGCGTATTACCGATATCACGCATACTTTTCAATGTACCGATGAGTCGGTCGTTATCTCGTTGGTGAAGCCCGATCGATGGCTCATCGAGAATATAAAGGACGCCAGTTAACCGTGAGCCAATTTGCGTCGCTAGACGGATCCGTTGAGCTTCTCCACCCGACAGTGTTCCTGCCGCTCGTGATAGCGTCAAATAATCGAGTCCAACGTTAATGAGAAAACCGATACGTTCTCCGATTTCACGCAAAATGAGTTTCGCAATCTGCATATCCTTCTCTGACAGCTCAAGATTTTTAAAGAAACCATCCGCTTCCGTAATCGATAAATTGCTCACTTGACCGATATGGACGTCATTCACTTTCACCGCGAGTGACTCCTCTTTCAATCTGTAGCCATCACAGCTAGGGCATGGACGCGTTCCCATATACTTTTCCATCTGTTCTCGAATATAATCCGATGATGTCTCTTTGAAACGACGTTCGACGTTCGAGAGCACACCTTCGAAATAGATATTATTCACACGAGTATTTCCAAATTCATTTGTATATTTAAAGTTAATTTTTTCTTCTTTTGATCCGTGAAGAATGATTTTGAGATCCTCATCGGATAATTCACTGACAGGGACATTCATCGGAATTTTGAAATGTTTACAGATTGTCTTCAACAATTCCGGATAGTATTGCGAACTTGTTGGAATCCAGGGGACAATTGCTCCATCATTCAGTGAAACAGATGAATCAGGAATCACAAGGTCAGGATCGACTTCTAATTTTGTACCGAGTCCATCGCATTCTGGGCAAGCGCCGAATGGACTGTTAAATGAAAACATTCTTGGCTCGAGTTCACCGATCGAGAACCCGCATAGTGGACACGCATGATGTTCACTAAACAACAATTCTTCCACTTCCATAACATCGACAAGTACTGTCCCGTCAGCTAGCCTTAACGCTGATTCAAGTGAATCACTCAGCCGTGATTCGATTCCTTCCTTCACGACAATACGGTCAATGACTACTTCTATTGTGTGCTTCTTGTTTTTGTTCAACTCGATATTGTCGTCGAGGTCAATTACCTCGCCATTTACTCTAACCCTTACATATCCTTGCTTTTTAATATCTTCCAGCAGTTTGGCATGCGTCCCTTTCCGGCCTGATATGACCGGCGCAAGAATTTGAAGACGTGAACGGTCCGGCAGTTGCATAATGCGATCGACCATTTGCTCAATCGTTTGCGAAGTAATTTCTGTTCCATGAATCGGACAAATTGGTTTACCGATTCTTGCAAACAAGAGTCGCAAATAATCGGATATCTCCGTGACCGTTCCGACAGTCGACCTCGGGTTTCGGCTCGTCGTTTTCTGATCGATTGAAATTGCGGGGGACAAGCCTTCAATTACATCCACATCAGGTTTGTCCATCTGACCAAGAAACTGTCTCGCATAAGCCGATAGCGATTCGACATATCTTCTTTGCCCTTCGGCATAAATCGTATCGAATGCAAGCGAAGATTTACCCGAACCTGACAACCCTGTCATAACAACAAGCTGGTCACGGGGAATCTTCACATCGATATCTTTCAAATTATGTGCACGCGCTCCTTGAATAACTATTTCTGTGTTTTTCATTTTGTTGTCACCCTTCAGCCTTCAATTCTAATATCGTATCGCGCAACTGTGCGGCTCTTTCAAAATCGAGTGCTTTAGCAGATGCTTTCATTTCTTTTTCAAGCGAAATAAGCAGCTTTGTCTTTTCGTCTTTCGATAACTTCTTGCCTTTCGTCACTTTATCGATAATCGACGTGTCATCTTCCACGACTTGTGTAGCCCGTATGACGTCACGGATTTTCTTCTTAATTGTCGTAGGCGTAATCCCATGCTTTTCATTGTAAGCTTTTTGAATTTCACGGCGTCTGTTTGTTTCATCGATCGCCTTTTTCATGGAATCTGTATAGCGATCTGCATACATGATCACTCGACCTTCTGAGTTTCGGGCAGCACGACCGATTGTCTGGATTAATGCTCGTTCTGAACGCAGGAATCCTTCTTTATCCGCGTCTAGAATCGTCACTAAAGACACTTCTGGAATGTCAATACCTTCTCTGAGCAAGTTGATGCCAACGAGGACGTCGTATGTCCCAAGCCGTAGCTCACGGATAATTTCAATTCGTTCTAATGTTTTTATTTCTGAATGTAAATAGTTCACTTTGATGCCGATATCTTTTAAGTAGTCTGTCAGATCTTCTGACATCTTTTTCGTTAATGTGGTTATCAATACCCGTTCGTTACGCTTTGTACGCTCGTTGATTTCACCGATTAAATCGTCAATCTGCCCTTCGATCGGACGGACTTCGATGATTGGATCGAGTAAACCAGTCGGCCGAATAATCTGTTCAACCATTTCAGGTGTATGCTCGATTTCATATGGACCTGGAGTCGCGGATACATAAATCCCTTGATGGATGAATTCTTCAAACTCTTCGAACCTCAACGGCCTGTTATCCAAAGCAGAAGGTAGACGGAAACCATGTTCAACAAGCACATTCTTCCTCGCCTGGTCTCCGTTGTACATACCGCGTATCTGCGGCAAGGTGACATGACTTTCGTCGACAACGAGTAGGAAATCATCTGGGAAATAGTCAAGAAGCGTGAAAGGTGTTGCTCCGGGTGGCTGCAATGTTAAGTGCCTGGAGTAGTTTTCAATTCCCGAACAGAAGCCCATTTCCCGCATCATTTCTAAATCGTAGCGGGTTCGTTGTTCCAATCGCTGTGCTTCGAGCAATTTGTCGTTTTTTCTCAGTACCTTTAGTCGCTCTTCCAATTCAACTTCAATATTTAAAATTGCCTTCTGCAGTTTTTCATCGCCTGTTACGAAGTGGGAATTAGGATAGATCGCAACATGCGATCGCTCTCCTAATATCTCACCTGTCAGCGCGTCAACTTCACGTAACCGATCGATTTCATCTCCGAAAAACTCAATCCGTATACAATTCTCATCTTGTGATGCCGGAAAAATTTCCACAACATCCCCTCTAACGCGGAAAGTACCACGTGTGAAGCTAATATCATTTCTGGAGTATTGATTGTCAACGAACTGCCTAAGTAGTTCGTTTCTACCGATTTCCATACCACTTCGCAAAGAAACAACGTGCTTACCATATTCCTCCGGCGAACCTAACCCGTAGATACATGATACAGATGCAACGATTAGTACATCTTTCCGTTCGAATAACGAAGAAGTCGCCGAGTGGCGAAGTTTATCGATTTCATCGTTAATCGTCGCGTCTTTCTCAATAAATGTATCCGTGTGCGGTACATACGCTTCAGGTTGATAGTAATCATAGAAACTGACAAAGTATTCTACTGCGTTATTTGGAAAAAACTCTTTAAACTCACTATATAATTGACCTGCCAACGTCTTGTTATGTGCAATGACGAGGGTAGGTTTATTGATTTCCGTCACGACGTTAGAAACAGTGAATGTTTTACCTGTTCCCGTAGCGCCTAATAATGTTTGATGCTTTTTGCCTTGCTCGATTCCTTCGACAAGCTTTGAAATAGCTGCGGGCTGGTCGCCTAAAGGAACATAAGGAGCTTGCAGTTCGAAATTTTGGACCATAACGGCGTCCCTCCCAATATGAATTACTTATATTTTACCATAGACTTTCACAAGTCGAAAGAAATAAGGGAACATGTGTTTTAACTTAATTCAGCAACAGCCCCCCCTCTTTTATTAACTGCGAGTTGAATACCAGAAAAGCCTTTCAATAAGAAGGAGTCCAAACACAGTGCTGATTCAAGTCAAACCTCCGGCGGATTCGATGAGGAGTTAATGTTACTATGCACAATTGAAAATCCATTCGTAATTTCACCCAGGTGCAATTTACTTACATGAATCCCTAAAAATAAAAAACGGGCCTACTCCGATAGTTTCCTATCGGGAGGCCCGCTAAACACTTTTAGTTTTCTTCCACTCGTAACAACTCGTCCGTAAACTCTTTAAATGCAGACTCATTCTTTTCATCAAGCGCAAGATCGATAAGCGCCAGAAGACGTTTTTTCGTCTGCTCACGATGAATATGGTTCAGGAACAAGTCCATGTAAATGTCATTCAACAGCTTTTCGGCTTGTAAAGAAGAGCTGTTTTTTCCCACGGCTTTTAAGAACTCGGCATATGAATAATTGTTTTCCAATTCCCTCACCCCTGATGCCTTTTTTCCATTATACATAATTCAATAGGGAAGTTGCAAGGACTTTCAAGAATATTCTATTTTTATTTCTTGTTGGAGAAACGAATTGTCACTTCTGACACAATTAGCACTACCGCCGTCACGAGGAGAGGCGTTACAGAGATTCCTATAACAATAACCGCTGCCAAAAATACTGCTGCAGCTTGTACAAGTTGGAACACACGAACGGTTTTACGTATAGCCGGTGCTCTTGTATCCATCGCTTCCGGGAATAGATTGTCCATCCTGAAATCATTGCCTGCTTGCAACGCATAAACGAGTTGAATCGACGTCGCAAACGCTAACGCCCCGCTGAAAATATAAATGACAATCGGAAACGGAATAAGTGTGATGCCTACGACCGATAACACCGTCAACCTTACCCACAGCCAAAAAATATCGTCCGTTCGAATTAACGTCCTTCTTAACAAATAATACTGGGGTACCGTCTTGCCAAACTTTGCTGACTGCATAAGAAAACCGAGCCAGGCTCGTCTGCTCACTGAACCTTTCAGATGAGGCACGTCTGTAAAATAATTCGCGAAACGGTAAAATCGCATCATCCGATTCTGTTCCAACATAATGAAATGTTCATAAGGAAACGGTTTTTCAGCACTTTTTTTCTTCCAATACAAATAATAGACTACGATGATTACACCAATGATGGGAATAAACAGCGGATTACTTGCAAGCGTTACATAAACAATTAAGGCACCAAGTAAAAAACGGATAACCCGGTCTTTCCAAACGCCATTGCCGTCATTTGCATGGCGATAATGATAGTCGAGCTCGACATACAGCCACTTCACAAGCAGAATGACGATTGCAGTCAAGTAAATCTGCGGTTTTGCAGCAACGTCTGTTGCAGCTAATAAAGGTGCCGCCACGATGAACAGTAAAAATGGTAGCGGTATCTGAGAAAAGAACGAGTAACGTAACGATCTCGTCAAATATTGTTTGAGTTTCCCTTCCATTGGGAGGAAGAAAACGATATCCGCAGGCTTCAATAATGTAACTGGAGTTCCAAATGCCAAAGCCACTCCAATTACGAGTGCCGTCAATAGAGCTGAAGGGAAATCAGCCGGCACTTCTTTTAGCCATTCACTGTATGCATAGCCACCAGCACCGATTGTGAACAGCAGGACAATCGCTAAATGTCCTGTGAAGACAAACTTCATATATTTTTGCAGTTCGGTCATATAATGCCCGAATCGACTGCCCCAGATTTCACGCATGCTGTTCATAGTCACGTTCCTCAGTCATCGAAATATACAGCTCGTCCAATGTCGCATCCGGAAGGTTAAACGCTTTACGCAAGTCATCCATCGTTCCTTGCGCACGCACTCTTCCTTCATGAAGGACAATAATCCGGTCGCAATACTTCTCTGCTGTCGGCAATACATGTGTAGACATTAGGACAGATGCGCCATTCGCTTTTCTTTCTTCAATCTGTTCGAGCAACGAACGAATCCCGATTGG is a genomic window of Sporosarcina oncorhynchi containing:
- the uvrA gene encoding excinuclease ABC subunit UvrA, which gives rise to MKNTEIVIQGARAHNLKDIDVKIPRDQLVVMTGLSGSGKSSLAFDTIYAEGQRRYVESLSAYARQFLGQMDKPDVDVIEGLSPAISIDQKTTSRNPRSTVGTVTEISDYLRLLFARIGKPICPIHGTEITSQTIEQMVDRIMQLPDRSRLQILAPVISGRKGTHAKLLEDIKKQGYVRVRVNGEVIDLDDNIELNKNKKHTIEVVIDRIVVKEGIESRLSDSLESALRLADGTVLVDVMEVEELLFSEHHACPLCGFSIGELEPRMFSFNSPFGACPECDGLGTKLEVDPDLVIPDSSVSLNDGAIVPWIPTSSQYYPELLKTICKHFKIPMNVPVSELSDEDLKIILHGSKEEKINFKYTNEFGNTRVNNIYFEGVLSNVERRFKETSSDYIREQMEKYMGTRPCPSCDGYRLKEESLAVKVNDVHIGQVSNLSITEADGFFKNLELSEKDMQIAKLILREIGERIGFLINVGLDYLTLSRAAGTLSGGEAQRIRLATQIGSRLTGVLYILDEPSIGLHQRDNDRLIGTLKSMRDIGNTLIVVEHDEDTMMAADYLIDIGPGAGAAGGQIVSAGTPAEVMNDPTSLTGQYLSGKQFIPLPIERRKSDGRMISIRGAQENNLKKVSVDFPLGQFIAVTGVSGSGKSTLVNEVLYKVLAQKLNRSKQKPGQFESVSGLEELEKVIEIDQSPIGRTPRSNPATYTSLFDDVRDVYAMTNEAKVRGYKKGRFSFNVKGGRCEACHGDGIIKIEMHFLPDVYVPCEVCHGKRYNRETLEVTYKGKNIADVLSMTVEDALVFFENIPKISRKLQTIVDVGLGYIQLGQPATTLSGGEAQRVKLASELHKRSNGKSFYILDEPTTGLHVHDIEKLLEVLQRLVDSGNTVLVIEHNLDVIKTVDHIIDLGPEGGDKGGQIIATGTPEKVATSKKSYTGYYLKPILERDRQRMKDKIDKAEH
- the uvrB gene encoding excinuclease ABC subunit UvrB, whose amino-acid sequence is MVQNFELQAPYVPLGDQPAAISKLVEGIEQGKKHQTLLGATGTGKTFTVSNVVTEINKPTLVIAHNKTLAGQLYSEFKEFFPNNAVEYFVSFYDYYQPEAYVPHTDTFIEKDATINDEIDKLRHSATSSLFERKDVLIVASVSCIYGLGSPEEYGKHVVSLRSGMEIGRNELLRQFVDNQYSRNDISFTRGTFRVRGDVVEIFPASQDENCIRIEFFGDEIDRLREVDALTGEILGERSHVAIYPNSHFVTGDEKLQKAILNIEVELEERLKVLRKNDKLLEAQRLEQRTRYDLEMMREMGFCSGIENYSRHLTLQPPGATPFTLLDYFPDDFLLVVDESHVTLPQIRGMYNGDQARKNVLVEHGFRLPSALDNRPLRFEEFEEFIHQGIYVSATPGPYEIEHTPEMVEQIIRPTGLLDPIIEVRPIEGQIDDLIGEINERTKRNERVLITTLTKKMSEDLTDYLKDIGIKVNYLHSEIKTLERIEIIRELRLGTYDVLVGINLLREGIDIPEVSLVTILDADKEGFLRSERALIQTIGRAARNSEGRVIMYADRYTDSMKKAIDETNRRREIQKAYNEKHGITPTTIKKKIRDVIRATQVVEDDTSIIDKVTKGKKLSKDEKTKLLISLEKEMKASAKALDFERAAQLRDTILELKAEG
- a CDS encoding IDEAL domain-containing protein, whose amino-acid sequence is MRELENNYSYAEFLKAVGKNSSSLQAEKLLNDIYMDLFLNHIHREQTKKRLLALIDLALDEKNESAFKEFTDELLRVEEN
- a CDS encoding ABC transporter permease, which codes for MNSMREIWGSRFGHYMTELQKYMKFVFTGHLAIVLLFTIGAGGYAYSEWLKEVPADFPSALLTALVIGVALAFGTPVTLLKPADIVFFLPMEGKLKQYLTRSLRYSFFSQIPLPFLLFIVAAPLLAATDVAAKPQIYLTAIVILLVKWLYVELDYHYRHANDGNGVWKDRVIRFLLGALIVYVTLASNPLFIPIIGVIIVVYYLYWKKKSAEKPFPYEHFIMLEQNRMMRFYRFANYFTDVPHLKGSVSRRAWLGFLMQSAKFGKTVPQYYLLRRTLIRTDDIFWLWVRLTVLSVVGITLIPFPIVIYIFSGALAFATSIQLVYALQAGNDFRMDNLFPEAMDTRAPAIRKTVRVFQLVQAAAVFLAAVIVIGISVTPLLVTAVVLIVSEVTIRFSNKK